In Rahnella sikkimica, the following are encoded in one genomic region:
- a CDS encoding FUSC family protein produces MNLSWLEWKNTPWGKATGGQWRYALRNSIAMILALYIAFEFQMDEPYWALTSAAVVSFPTVGGVISKSIGRIIGSLLGAVGAVFIAGHCLNEPWLFTFSIAAWLGICTYIANHYQNNVSYAFALAGYTAAIIAFSTVDVTDTTQIFDIAQARVGEVITGILCGGFMMMVLPSTSDGDALLTSLRKMHTQLLEHAQLLWRTEITEQIRTSHEGLIGQILTLNLLRIQAVWSHYRLRRQNNVLNYLLHQQLRMTSYISSLRRMLLNWPNPPENLAAVLNVLLDELRKPDTDKYKLSKILQHIQPHDTADFRHQAFWKRLRDFCWLYLRSERWLRRVENASATEAETLQPPKITHLAQHTDTVEAAYNGLRTFLCIVIGCAFWMTTQWDSGAGAVALTAVSCVLYSSTASPIGSITLLIKSLGLLFIGCFLLKFGLMVQIDNFWVFCAFFLPMLVTMQMMKLQYKRYAGLWGQMIVFMGSFLAVTNPPDFDYGSFMNDGVAKIAGVMLAGIAFQVLRPSSDKRKSRRIIRALRRDFMDQLSRKPSLSHFQFESLIYHRMNQLNQSQDLLSRTWLLRWGVVLLNCSHIVWQLREWETRSDPLSAVRDVCIHCLKGVMTERGVSHENLDATLVELLRMSESLAHHPEPAARDLAGVIWRLYCSLSQLQQAISTDDGPASPALTATKPA; encoded by the coding sequence GTGAATCTTTCCTGGCTCGAGTGGAAAAATACGCCGTGGGGCAAAGCGACCGGCGGGCAATGGCGCTATGCGCTGCGCAATTCCATCGCGATGATTCTGGCGCTGTATATCGCCTTTGAATTCCAGATGGATGAGCCTTACTGGGCACTGACGTCGGCAGCGGTTGTGAGCTTTCCGACCGTCGGCGGCGTTATCAGTAAAAGTATCGGGCGCATTATCGGCAGCCTGCTGGGCGCGGTGGGCGCGGTGTTTATCGCCGGACACTGTCTGAATGAACCGTGGCTCTTTACGTTTTCCATCGCCGCCTGGCTGGGCATCTGCACCTATATCGCCAATCACTATCAGAATAACGTTTCTTACGCGTTCGCGCTGGCCGGTTATACAGCGGCAATCATCGCGTTTTCGACCGTCGACGTCACTGACACTACGCAGATTTTTGATATCGCTCAGGCGCGCGTCGGGGAAGTGATCACCGGTATTCTGTGCGGTGGTTTCATGATGATGGTTCTGCCGAGCACGTCGGACGGCGACGCCCTGCTGACTTCTCTGCGCAAAATGCACACACAGCTACTGGAACACGCGCAATTGCTGTGGCGGACGGAAATCACCGAACAGATCCGCACTTCACATGAAGGGTTGATCGGGCAGATCCTGACCCTGAATCTGCTGCGTATTCAGGCGGTCTGGAGCCATTACCGCCTTCGCCGTCAAAACAACGTGCTCAATTATTTGCTGCATCAGCAATTGCGGATGACCAGCTACATTTCCAGCCTTCGTCGTATGCTGCTGAACTGGCCCAATCCGCCGGAGAATCTGGCCGCCGTGCTGAATGTTTTGCTCGATGAACTTCGCAAGCCGGACACCGATAAATATAAGCTGTCGAAAATCCTGCAACACATTCAGCCGCATGACACCGCAGACTTTCGCCATCAGGCATTCTGGAAGCGGCTGCGCGATTTTTGCTGGTTGTATCTGCGCAGTGAACGCTGGTTACGCCGGGTGGAAAACGCCAGTGCGACAGAAGCGGAAACGCTGCAACCGCCAAAGATCACGCATCTCGCGCAGCACACTGACACGGTTGAAGCGGCTTATAATGGCCTGCGGACGTTCCTGTGTATCGTTATCGGCTGTGCATTCTGGATGACCACGCAGTGGGATTCCGGGGCCGGTGCGGTCGCGCTGACCGCCGTCAGTTGCGTGCTTTATTCCTCCACCGCATCACCTATCGGCAGCATCACGCTCTTGATCAAATCGCTCGGGTTGCTGTTCATCGGCTGTTTCCTGCTGAAATTCGGCCTGATGGTGCAAATCGATAATTTCTGGGTGTTCTGCGCGTTCTTCCTGCCGATGCTGGTCACCATGCAGATGATGAAGCTGCAATACAAACGGTACGCCGGATTGTGGGGTCAGATGATTGTGTTTATGGGCTCATTTCTGGCCGTCACCAACCCGCCGGATTTCGACTACGGATCGTTCATGAATGACGGCGTCGCCAAAATTGCTGGCGTCATGCTGGCGGGGATTGCGTTTCAGGTTTTACGCCCGAGTTCTGATAAACGTAAAAGCCGCCGCATTATTCGCGCACTGCGCCGGGACTTTATGGATCAGCTCAGCCGCAAGCCTTCACTGAGCCATTTCCAGTTTGAATCGCTGATTTACCATCGCATGAATCAGCTAAATCAAAGTCAGGATCTGCTCTCGCGCACCTGGTTGCTGCGCTGGGGCGTGGTGCTGCTCAATTGCAGTCACATCGTCTGGCAACTACGTGAATGGGAAACGCGATCCGATCCGCTTTCTGCGGTGCGCGACGTGTGTATTCATTGCCTGAAAGGCGTGATGACCGAACGGGGTGTCAGCCATGAAAATCTGGATGCTACGCTGGTTGAATTACTGCGTATGAGTGAATCGCTGGCACATCATCCGGAACCGGCGGCACGCGATCTGGCGGGAGTCATCTGGCGTTTGTATTGTTCGCTGTCGCAGTTGCAACAGGCAATTTCAACGGATGATGGCCCGGCAAGTCCTGCGCTCACTGCCACAAAACCCGCCTGA
- a CDS encoding DUF1289 domain-containing protein, with the protein MAQQLEFFDIPSPCRGICQADERGYCRGCLRSREERFGWIKMTDTEKRHVLRLCQQRLARLQRAGKQPDEPLPEQPELF; encoded by the coding sequence GTGGCCCAGCAGCTAGAGTTTTTCGACATCCCCAGTCCGTGCCGTGGAATTTGTCAGGCCGATGAGCGTGGTTACTGCCGTGGTTGCCTGCGCAGCCGCGAAGAACGTTTCGGCTGGATTAAAATGACCGATACGGAAAAACGCCATGTGCTGCGCTTATGTCAGCAGCGATTAGCGCGCCTGCAACGTGCCGGAAAACAGCCGGATGAACCGCTGCCGGAACAACCCGAACTGTTCTGA
- a CDS encoding alkene reductase: MTKLFTPLVVGKNTLPNRVFMAPLTRLRSIEPGDIPTPLMGEYYAQRHSSGLIITEATQVSFQAKGYAGAPGLHTPEQVTAWKKIVASVHQKNGHIAVQLWHTGRISHNSVQPDNQTPVAPSAVNPNTRTSLRDEQGHAIRVDCPTPRALELSEMPGIVNDFRHAAACSAEAGFDYIELHAAHGYLLHQFMSPASNLREDQYGGSIENRTRLTLEVVDAAIDAIGADRVGIRISPMGPFNGLDNGQDQEEAAIYLLDELNKRKLAYLHISEPNWAGGKPYTTEFREVIRAHYDGVIVGAGAYTAEKGEELIEKGYIDAVAFGRSYIANPDLVERLKSHAPLNEPKPETFYGGGAQGYTDYPTL, encoded by the coding sequence ATGACTAAGCTTTTCACCCCTCTTGTTGTCGGTAAAAATACTCTGCCAAACCGCGTGTTTATGGCGCCGCTGACCCGTCTGCGCAGTATTGAACCGGGCGATATCCCGACGCCGCTGATGGGAGAATATTACGCACAGCGTCACAGCTCCGGCCTGATCATCACCGAAGCGACACAAGTGTCCTTCCAGGCGAAAGGTTACGCGGGCGCACCCGGCCTGCACACGCCGGAACAGGTTACAGCCTGGAAAAAAATTGTCGCAAGCGTGCATCAGAAAAACGGCCACATCGCCGTACAGCTCTGGCACACCGGGCGCATCTCGCACAACAGCGTTCAGCCGGACAACCAGACGCCGGTTGCACCCTCTGCGGTCAATCCCAACACGCGCACCAGTCTGCGTGATGAGCAAGGCCACGCCATTCGGGTAGATTGCCCGACACCACGCGCGCTGGAACTGAGCGAAATGCCCGGCATTGTGAATGATTTCCGTCACGCAGCGGCCTGTTCGGCAGAAGCCGGCTTCGATTACATTGAACTGCACGCGGCGCACGGTTATCTGCTGCACCAGTTCATGTCCCCGGCGTCTAACCTGCGTGAAGACCAGTACGGTGGCAGCATTGAAAACCGCACGCGCCTGACGCTCGAAGTGGTAGACGCTGCCATTGATGCCATCGGCGCTGACCGCGTCGGTATCCGTATTTCCCCGATGGGCCCTTTCAATGGCCTGGACAACGGTCAGGATCAGGAAGAAGCCGCGATCTATCTGCTGGATGAACTGAACAAACGCAAACTGGCTTACCTGCACATTTCAGAACCCAACTGGGCGGGCGGTAAACCTTACACCACTGAATTCCGCGAAGTGATCCGTGCGCATTATGACGGTGTGATTGTCGGTGCCGGCGCGTATACGGCGGAGAAAGGCGAAGAACTGATCGAAAAAGGTTATATCGACGCCGTGGCCTTTGGCCGCAGCTACATTGCCAACCCGGATCTGGTCGAGCGCCTGAAATCACACGCACCACTCAATGAACCGAAACCTGAAACCTTTTACGGCGGCGGTGCTCAGGGCTATACCGATTATCCGACTCTGTAA
- the gloA gene encoding lactoylglutathione lyase: MRLLHTMLRVGDLQRSISFYTDVLGMRLLRTSENTEYKYSLAFVGYTDESEGAVIELTYNWGVDSYDIGTAYGHIALGVDNVAQTCDDIRNAGGKVTREAGPVKGGSTIIAFVEDPDGYKIELIESKHAGQGLGN; this comes from the coding sequence ATGCGTTTACTCCATACAATGCTTCGCGTTGGCGATCTGCAGCGTTCAATCAGCTTCTACACTGACGTTTTAGGCATGCGTCTTCTGCGTACCAGCGAAAACACTGAGTATAAATATTCTCTGGCATTTGTCGGTTACACCGATGAAAGTGAAGGCGCCGTGATCGAACTGACCTACAACTGGGGCGTTGACAGCTACGACATCGGAACTGCGTATGGTCACATTGCGCTGGGCGTGGATAACGTGGCACAAACCTGCGACGACATTCGTAACGCGGGCGGCAAAGTGACCCGTGAGGCGGGCCCGGTGAAAGGCGGCTCGACCATCATCGCGTTTGTGGAAGATCCGGATGGCTACAAAATTGAGCTGATCGAATCAAAACATGCCGGTCAGGGTCTGGGAAATTAA
- the rnt gene encoding ribonuclease T, with translation MRAEFDEDKKLMAENSDINALKGRFRGFYPVVIDVETAGFNAKSDALLEIAAITLKMDEDGWLQSDETVHFHVEPFEGSVLVPEALAFNGIDPTNPLRGAVSEYDALHEIFKVIRKGMKDQNCNRAIIVAHNANFDHSFLMAAAERAGLKRNPFHPFATFDTAALSGLVLGQTVLAKACISAGIVFDSSQAHSALYDTERTAELFCELVNRWKRLGGWPLALSEDEAVEAPEENQQ, from the coding sequence ATGCGCGCTGAATTCGATGAAGATAAGAAACTAATGGCCGAGAATAGTGACATTAACGCCCTGAAAGGTCGTTTTCGTGGTTTTTATCCCGTGGTGATTGATGTGGAAACCGCCGGATTTAATGCCAAATCGGATGCGCTGCTGGAAATTGCCGCGATTACGCTGAAAATGGATGAGGACGGCTGGCTGCAAAGCGACGAGACCGTACATTTCCACGTCGAGCCTTTCGAAGGTTCAGTGCTGGTGCCGGAAGCGCTGGCGTTCAACGGCATCGACCCGACCAACCCGTTGCGCGGTGCGGTCAGTGAATATGATGCGCTGCATGAGATTTTCAAGGTTATCCGCAAAGGGATGAAAGATCAGAACTGTAACCGGGCGATAATCGTGGCGCACAATGCCAATTTCGACCACAGTTTCCTGATGGCCGCCGCCGAACGCGCGGGGCTGAAACGCAACCCGTTCCACCCGTTTGCCACCTTTGACACTGCCGCGTTAAGCGGGCTGGTTCTCGGACAAACGGTGCTGGCGAAGGCCTGTATCAGCGCCGGTATCGTGTTTGACAGCAGTCAGGCGCATTCCGCGCTGTACGACACTGAACGCACGGCAGAACTGTTCTGTGAACTGGTAAATCGCTGGAAACGTCTTGGCGGATGGCCGCTGGCGCTTTCTGAAGATGAAGCAGTGGAAGCACCGGAAGAGAATCAGCAATAA
- a CDS encoding Grx4 family monothiol glutaredoxin, translating to MTTPTIEKIQKQVSENPILLYMKGSPKLPSCGFSAQAVQALSACGERFAYVDILQNPDIRAEMPKFANWPTFPQLWVDGELVGGCDIVVEMFQRGELQQLIKETAEKYKSAEE from the coding sequence ATGACCACTCCAACGATTGAAAAAATTCAGAAGCAAGTTTCTGAAAACCCGATTCTGCTGTACATGAAAGGTTCTCCAAAACTGCCAAGTTGCGGTTTCTCTGCACAGGCCGTCCAGGCGCTGTCTGCGTGTGGCGAGCGTTTCGCTTACGTTGATATCCTGCAGAACCCGGATATCCGTGCTGAGATGCCTAAATTTGCTAACTGGCCGACGTTCCCGCAGTTGTGGGTTGACGGTGAGCTGGTTGGCGGTTGTGACATCGTGGTTGAGATGTTCCAGCGCGGTGAGCTGCAACAGCTGATCAAAGAAACCGCTGAGAAATATAAATCCGCTGAAGAGTAA
- a CDS encoding C40 family peptidase has protein sequence MRLLFTLFVLLFTQLFLNMAHASPQSRVAADQRKSHVNLVTPEERRKRKTVAAKTSKKTKVAPVSEPKTQEKTSKKKVKSTELVKRKTSSEKTIKTTRAGNKVESKKEKTLKTTRAEAKAEKEKKTRSLAKNSSEKASKKEPYGRHRKGKKLREEDSKPITLSATHKKRYQHAQQTAMTKLMHQVGKPYRWGGTSPNTGFDCSGLVYYAYKDLIRIKMPRTANEMYHLRDAAPVKRGELESGDLVFFRINNRGAADHVGVYVGNGKFIQSPRTGEDIKITSLGEDYWQDHYVGARRVMTPKTIR, from the coding sequence ATGCGCTTACTGTTCACGCTTTTTGTGCTGCTCTTTACCCAGCTGTTTCTGAATATGGCTCATGCGTCGCCACAAAGTCGTGTCGCTGCCGATCAGCGAAAGAGTCATGTCAATCTGGTCACACCGGAAGAGCGTCGAAAGCGAAAAACGGTGGCCGCGAAAACCAGTAAGAAAACCAAAGTTGCGCCGGTATCAGAACCTAAAACTCAGGAAAAAACATCGAAGAAGAAAGTCAAAAGCACCGAACTGGTTAAGCGAAAGACGTCTTCTGAAAAAACAATAAAAACGACGCGGGCCGGGAATAAGGTTGAGAGTAAAAAAGAAAAAACACTCAAGACAACCCGGGCCGAGGCAAAAGCAGAGAAAGAAAAGAAAACCCGTTCTCTCGCTAAAAACAGCAGTGAAAAGGCCAGTAAAAAAGAACCGTACGGCCGCCACCGCAAAGGCAAAAAGTTACGTGAAGAAGACAGTAAGCCAATAACGCTCAGCGCAACACACAAGAAACGTTATCAGCACGCACAGCAAACCGCGATGACGAAGCTGATGCACCAGGTCGGCAAACCATACCGCTGGGGCGGAACGTCACCGAATACAGGTTTCGATTGCAGCGGACTGGTTTACTACGCATACAAAGACTTAATCCGTATTAAAATGCCTCGCACAGCCAATGAAATGTACCACCTGCGCGATGCGGCTCCGGTCAAACGGGGTGAATTAGAATCCGGCGATTTGGTGTTCTTCCGAATTAATAACCGCGGTGCCGCAGACCATGTCGGTGTTTACGTTGGAAACGGCAAGTTTATCCAGTCACCCCGCACTGGCGAAGACATCAAAATCACCTCACTGGGTGAAGATTACTGGCAAGACCATTATGTGGGAGCTCGTCGGGTAATGACCCCTAAGACGATCCGATAA
- the cydH gene encoding cytochrome bd-I oxidase subunit CydH has product MDSNLKFSLITTVCALLVIIAFSFTAVMN; this is encoded by the coding sequence ATGGACAGTAACCTGAAATTTTCTTTGATCACTACGGTCTGCGCTTTGCTCGTGATTATTGCTTTCAGCTTTACCGCAGTGATGAACTGA
- the purR gene encoding HTH-type transcriptional repressor PurR produces MATIKDVAKRAGVSTTTVSHVINKTRFVAEETRAAVLLAIKELHYSPSAVARSLKVNNTKTIGLLATSSEAPYFAEVIEAVENSCFSKGYTLILCNSHNNLEKQQAYLQMLAQKRVDGLLVMCAEYPDELLNMLEEYRSIPMVVMDWGEARKNFTDSIIDNAFEGGYMAGRYLIERGHRDIGVIPGQLARNTGGGRFQGFVKALTEANIPLREEWVVQGDFEPESGYQAMHKILMQKNRPTAVFCGGDVMAMGAICAADELGLRVPQDISVIGYDNVRNARYFSPALTTVHQPKERLGEMAFTMLLDRIISKREESQTIEVHPKLVERRSVADGPYRDYRR; encoded by the coding sequence ATGGCAACGATTAAAGATGTCGCAAAGCGCGCTGGCGTTTCCACCACAACCGTGTCGCACGTCATCAATAAAACCCGTTTCGTCGCCGAAGAAACCCGAGCCGCGGTTCTCCTTGCAATCAAAGAGTTGCACTACTCTCCCAGTGCAGTGGCACGCAGCCTGAAGGTCAATAACACCAAAACTATCGGCCTGCTGGCAACGTCCAGTGAAGCGCCCTACTTCGCCGAAGTGATTGAGGCCGTAGAAAACAGCTGTTTCTCAAAAGGCTATACGCTGATTTTGTGTAACTCACACAATAATCTGGAGAAACAACAGGCTTACCTGCAAATGCTGGCGCAAAAACGCGTCGACGGTTTACTGGTGATGTGCGCGGAATATCCGGACGAATTGCTGAATATGCTCGAAGAGTACCGTTCTATCCCGATGGTTGTGATGGACTGGGGCGAGGCGCGTAAGAATTTCACCGACAGTATTATCGATAATGCGTTTGAAGGCGGTTATATGGCCGGACGTTATCTTATTGAACGCGGCCATCGCGATATCGGTGTTATTCCGGGGCAACTGGCGCGAAACACCGGCGGCGGTCGTTTCCAGGGCTTTGTGAAAGCGCTGACGGAAGCCAATATACCTCTTCGTGAAGAATGGGTGGTTCAGGGCGACTTTGAGCCGGAATCAGGTTATCAGGCCATGCACAAAATTCTGATGCAGAAAAACCGCCCGACGGCCGTGTTCTGTGGCGGAGACGTGATGGCGATGGGCGCAATCTGTGCCGCCGATGAGCTTGGCCTGCGCGTTCCGCAGGATATTTCCGTGATTGGTTATGACAACGTTCGAAATGCGCGTTATTTCTCGCCAGCACTGACGACCGTTCATCAGCCGAAAGAACGTCTGGGTGAAATGGCCTTTACCATGCTGCTGGACAGAATTATCAGTAAGCGCGAAGAATCGCAGACCATTGAGGTGCATCCGAAGCTGGTTGAACGCCGTTCAGTGGCCGACGGCCCGTACCGCGATTACCGCCGCTAA
- the punR gene encoding DNA-binding transcriptional activator PunR: MWSEYALEVVDAVARTGSFSAAAQDLHRVPSAISYTVRQLEQWLAVPLFERRHRDVVLTPAGRVFVDEARILTKKMIATRRQCQQVANGWRGELRVAVDRIVKPARTRRLVLDFYRHFPDTELIIHSEVFNGVWDALVDGRADVAIGATRAIPVGGRFSFRDMGFMDWHCVVSAQHPLAQTSGILSDDQLRPYPALCLEDTSRTLPKRDTWTLDNQRRLVVPDWTCAVECLNEGLCVGMMPVHRVTPWIEQQKLKVLSLENTFPDSPCCLTWDQSNPSPSLAWLLEYMGDTETMNREWLRD, translated from the coding sequence ATGTGGTCAGAATATGCACTTGAAGTGGTGGACGCCGTCGCACGAACTGGCAGTTTCAGCGCTGCCGCGCAGGATTTGCACCGGGTTCCTTCTGCCATAAGCTATACCGTTCGCCAGCTTGAACAATGGCTGGCCGTTCCGCTGTTTGAGCGCAGACATCGCGACGTTGTTCTGACGCCTGCGGGTAGGGTTTTTGTCGATGAAGCGCGGATTCTGACAAAAAAAATGATAGCCACCCGTCGTCAGTGTCAGCAGGTCGCGAACGGCTGGCGCGGTGAATTGCGGGTGGCCGTCGACCGTATCGTTAAACCTGCACGGACGCGGCGGTTGGTCCTGGATTTCTACCGCCATTTCCCGGATACCGAACTCATCATTCATTCGGAAGTCTTTAACGGTGTCTGGGATGCGCTGGTCGACGGGCGTGCCGATGTCGCCATCGGGGCAACGCGCGCTATTCCTGTCGGAGGGCGGTTCAGTTTCCGGGATATGGGCTTTATGGACTGGCATTGCGTGGTCAGCGCACAACATCCGCTGGCGCAGACGTCGGGAATACTGAGTGACGATCAGTTGCGGCCTTATCCGGCGCTTTGTCTGGAAGATACGTCACGGACGTTGCCGAAACGCGATACCTGGACGCTGGATAACCAGCGGCGGCTGGTGGTTCCCGACTGGACGTGTGCGGTGGAATGTCTGAACGAAGGTTTATGTGTGGGAATGATGCCGGTTCACCGCGTGACGCCCTGGATTGAACAGCAAAAATTGAAGGTTCTGTCGCTGGAAAATACCTTTCCGGACAGCCCGTGTTGCCTGACGTGGGATCAGAGCAATCCGTCGCCTTCGCTGGCGTGGCTGCTGGAATACATGGGCGATACGGAAACGATGAACCGGGAATGGTTGCGCGACTGA
- the punC gene encoding purine nucleoside transporter PunC, with translation MKPSPGFMLYLAGLSMLGFLATDMYLPAFSAMQTSLMTSPGMISASLSIFLGGFAIGQLLWGPLSDKIGRKPVLLIGLALFVVGCLGVLWVENVRALLALRFLQAVGVCAAAVTWQALVVDRFSADVAKKTFASIMPLVALSPALAPLLGAWVLNHFDWEAIFVLLTCVAVILLITTFTLREKTPEVQAPADKAGFAKLLASRVYSGNVMIYAACSAGFFAWLTGSPFILSDMGYSPGVIGLSYVPQTIAFLLGGFGCRLLISKTDGNKILPWLLAGYGVSVASLFGVAIFTDAGLVSLLIPFCLMALVNGAIYPIVVANALMPFPANTGKAAALQNTLQLGLCFLASLLVSAFIVQPLMATVTTMLSTLLLVVLGRWLSMRQEEGQFGENEPEQKTQTRHAN, from the coding sequence ATGAAACCCTCTCCAGGATTTATGCTCTATCTTGCCGGGCTGAGCATGCTCGGCTTTTTAGCGACTGATATGTACCTGCCGGCCTTCAGCGCTATGCAAACCAGCCTGATGACCAGCCCCGGCATGATCAGCGCCAGCCTGAGTATTTTCCTGGGCGGCTTTGCCATCGGCCAGCTGTTGTGGGGGCCGTTGTCCGACAAGATTGGTCGTAAACCGGTATTGCTGATCGGATTAGCGCTTTTTGTCGTGGGTTGTCTGGGCGTACTGTGGGTTGAGAATGTCCGCGCTCTGCTGGCCCTGCGTTTCCTGCAAGCTGTCGGTGTCTGTGCCGCCGCCGTCACCTGGCAGGCGCTGGTGGTGGATCGCTTTTCTGCCGATGTCGCTAAAAAAACCTTTGCCAGTATTATGCCGCTGGTTGCGCTGTCCCCTGCTCTTGCACCTTTGCTGGGCGCATGGGTTCTCAATCATTTTGACTGGGAAGCGATTTTTGTTCTGCTGACCTGCGTAGCCGTTATCTTGCTTATCACCACATTCACACTGCGCGAAAAGACACCAGAGGTTCAAGCTCCTGCTGATAAAGCCGGTTTCGCGAAGCTTCTCGCTTCACGGGTTTACAGCGGTAACGTGATGATTTATGCCGCCTGCTCGGCCGGTTTTTTTGCGTGGCTGACCGGTTCCCCGTTTATTCTCAGCGACATGGGGTATTCGCCGGGCGTGATTGGTCTGAGCTATGTTCCGCAGACCATAGCCTTCCTGCTCGGCGGGTTCGGGTGTCGCTTACTGATCAGTAAAACCGATGGGAATAAGATCCTGCCGTGGCTACTGGCAGGTTATGGCGTCAGTGTGGCAAGCCTGTTCGGCGTGGCTATATTTACTGATGCAGGACTTGTGAGCCTCTTAATTCCTTTCTGTTTAATGGCTCTGGTGAATGGCGCGATATATCCGATTGTTGTCGCAAACGCATTAATGCCATTTCCTGCTAATACAGGCAAGGCGGCGGCGTTGCAAAATACCCTGCAGTTGGGGCTGTGTTTCCTCGCAAGTCTTCTGGTTTCCGCATTTATTGTGCAACCGTTAATGGCGACAGTCACCACGATGCTGTCTACACTATTGTTGGTCGTTTTAGGCCGCTGGTTGTCAATGCGTCAGGAAGAGGGGCAATTCGGGGAGAACGAACCGGAGCAAAAAACGCAGACACGCCACGCGAATTAA
- the cfa gene encoding cyclopropane fatty acyl phospholipid synthase: MSSSCIEDQSIQDNQWYRIVSEMLAMADIQVNGSRPFDLKVKNTDFFKRVLQEGSLGLGESYMDGWWECERLDVFFQRVLRAGLESKLPHHFKDTLRIAAARLTNLQSRKRAWIVGKEHYDLGNDLFTLMLDPYMQYSCGYWKDATTLEEAQEAKLKMICDKLQLKPGLRLLDIGCGWGGLSEFAARNYGVSVVGVTISAEQQKLAQKRCEGLDVTILLKDYRDLNDQFDRVVSVGMFEHVGPKNYETYFNVARRNIKPDGIFLLHTIGSNKTDLSVDPWIDKYIFPNGCLPSVQQIAKNSESLFVMEDWHNIGADYDRTLMAWNERFQKHWPELAERYGDRFHRMFTYYLNACAGAFRARDIQLWQVVFSPEGVDGGIRVPR; the protein is encoded by the coding sequence ATGAGTTCATCGTGTATTGAAGACCAAAGCATTCAGGACAATCAGTGGTATCGGATAGTCAGTGAAATGCTGGCTATGGCAGACATCCAGGTTAACGGTAGTCGCCCTTTCGACCTTAAAGTAAAAAACACTGACTTTTTCAAGCGTGTTTTACAGGAAGGTTCTTTGGGTCTGGGTGAAAGTTATATGGATGGTTGGTGGGAATGCGAACGGCTTGATGTATTTTTCCAACGTGTTCTCCGTGCAGGTTTGGAAAGTAAACTCCCCCACCATTTCAAAGACACACTGCGCATCGCAGCCGCGCGCCTCACCAATCTGCAATCCCGCAAGCGGGCGTGGATCGTCGGGAAAGAACATTACGATTTAGGTAATGATTTATTCACCCTGATGCTCGACCCTTATATGCAATATTCCTGTGGCTACTGGAAAGACGCCACCACGCTTGAAGAAGCGCAGGAAGCCAAACTCAAGATGATTTGCGATAAGCTGCAACTGAAACCGGGCCTGCGTTTGCTCGATATCGGCTGTGGCTGGGGCGGATTATCGGAGTTTGCGGCCCGCAATTATGGCGTCAGCGTCGTCGGCGTCACCATTTCAGCCGAGCAACAGAAACTGGCTCAGAAACGCTGCGAAGGGTTAGACGTCACCATTCTGTTGAAAGATTACCGCGATCTTAACGATCAGTTCGATCGCGTTGTTTCTGTCGGTATGTTCGAACATGTGGGTCCAAAAAATTATGAGACCTACTTTAATGTCGCCAGACGCAATATCAAACCTGACGGTATTTTCCTGCTGCACACCATCGGTTCAAACAAAACAGATCTTAGCGTCGATCCGTGGATTGATAAGTACATCTTCCCGAATGGTTGTCTGCCGTCTGTTCAGCAAATTGCAAAAAACAGTGAGTCTTTGTTTGTGATGGAAGACTGGCACAACATCGGCGCAGATTATGATCGTACGCTGATGGCCTGGAACGAGCGTTTCCAGAAACACTGGCCTGAACTGGCGGAACGTTACGGCGACCGTTTCCATCGAATGTTCACGTACTATCTGAATGCCTGCGCGGGTGCTTTCAGAGCACGTGATATCCAGCTCTGGCAAGTCGTGTTCAGCCCTGAAGGTGTGGATGGCGGGATACGCGTTCCGCGTTAA